One window of the Eucalyptus grandis isolate ANBG69807.140 chromosome 8, ASM1654582v1, whole genome shotgun sequence genome contains the following:
- the LOC104414170 gene encoding F-box protein At1g78280-like isoform X1 — protein MAPGYRHKGVSRAGLLAVDGGMSGKIEMADLHQFDTSDSNSTRKEKRLRTQHEDQLTNGGTANGASKRYDMWKQEFSYDIDFLAMFLDKGRDHYTSPWSSGNCIGQREMREWLFKLWVGKPEMRELLWKGACLALNTEKWLKCLAEICSFYKLPYPMDIERLPVGTGSNPVIQVGAQVS, from the exons ATGGCTCCTGGTTATCGTCATAAAGGAGTGTCACGAGCTGGGTTGCTAGCTGTGGATGGAGGCATGTctggcaaaattgaaatggcTGATCTTCATCAATTTGATACTAGTGACTCGAATTCAACCAGAAAAGAGAAGAGGTTAAGAACCCAACATGAAGACCAGTTGACCAATGGCGGAACTGCAAATGGTGCATCTAAACGTTATGATATGTGGAAGCAAGAGTTCTCCTATGATATAGATTTCTTGGCTATGTTTTTGGATAAAGGAAGAGACCACTACACGTCTCCTTGGAGTTCAGGGAACTGCATAGGACAACGGGAAATGAGAGAATGGTTATTCAAGCTTTGGGTTGGCAAACCGGAGATGAGAGAACTATTATGGAAGG GGGCATGTCTTGCACTGAATACAGAGAAGTGGTTGAAATGCTTAGcagaaatttgttctttttacaAATTGCCTTATCCAATGGACATTGAGAGGCTTCCTGTTGGCACAGGTAGCAATCCGGTAATCCAAGTTGGAGCACAAGTCTCATGa
- the LOC104414170 gene encoding F-box protein At1g78280-like isoform X3 gives MAPGYRHKGVSRAGLLAVDGGMSGKIEMADLHQFDTSDSNSTRKEKRLRTQHEDQLTNGGTANGASKRYDMWKQEFSYDIDFLAMFLDKGRDHYTSPWSSGNCIGQREMREWLFKLWVGKPEMRELLWKVAIR, from the exons ATGGCTCCTGGTTATCGTCATAAAGGAGTGTCACGAGCTGGGTTGCTAGCTGTGGATGGAGGCATGTctggcaaaattgaaatggcTGATCTTCATCAATTTGATACTAGTGACTCGAATTCAACCAGAAAAGAGAAGAGGTTAAGAACCCAACATGAAGACCAGTTGACCAATGGCGGAACTGCAAATGGTGCATCTAAACGTTATGATATGTGGAAGCAAGAGTTCTCCTATGATATAGATTTCTTGGCTATGTTTTTGGATAAAGGAAGAGACCACTACACGTCTCCTTGGAGTTCAGGGAACTGCATAGGACAACGGGAAATGAGAGAATGGTTATTCAAGCTTTGGGTTGGCAAACCGGAGATGAGAGAACTATTATGGAAG GTAGCAATCCGGTAA
- the LOC104414170 gene encoding F-box protein At1g78280-like isoform X2: protein MAPGYRHKGVSRAGLLAVDGGMSGKIEMADLHQFDTSDSNSTRKEKRLRTQHEDQLTNGGTANGASKRYDMWKQEFSYDIDFLAMFLDKGRDHYTSPWSSGNCIGQREMREWLFKLWVGKPEMRELLWKAGEGAKSQAQVDGPNEELFALGSVGN from the exons ATGGCTCCTGGTTATCGTCATAAAGGAGTGTCACGAGCTGGGTTGCTAGCTGTGGATGGAGGCATGTctggcaaaattgaaatggcTGATCTTCATCAATTTGATACTAGTGACTCGAATTCAACCAGAAAAGAGAAGAGGTTAAGAACCCAACATGAAGACCAGTTGACCAATGGCGGAACTGCAAATGGTGCATCTAAACGTTATGATATGTGGAAGCAAGAGTTCTCCTATGATATAGATTTCTTGGCTATGTTTTTGGATAAAGGAAGAGACCACTACACGTCTCCTTGGAGTTCAGGGAACTGCATAGGACAACGGGAAATGAGAGAATGGTTATTCAAGCTTTGGGTTGGCAAACCGGAGATGAGAGAACTATTATGGAAG GCAGGAGAGGGAGCCAAAAGCCAAGCCCAGGTAGATGGtccaaatgaagaattgtttgCGCTGGGTAGCGTGGGAAATTAA